AAAGCTGGAATCTCTTGCTATATCAAATTGTCCACTATTAAAGAAACGTTGTCTTAAGCTTCAAGGTAAGGATTGGTCTAAGATTAAACACATACCTTCAATCTTCATTGATCGTGAAGAGATGTCTTCAACTTAAGAAGCCAAATATGGATCCAGATCACTAAAATGGTAAGAAGCAACTACCCTCCTGATTCTGCACTACATTTCTGCACTAGAGTACTTTCCCATCTCATTGCTTTCTTGACAAGAGAGGTGCTTGTTGAAGTATGAACTTCGATTTTCACTTTCAGTTAATCTTATTTTCATAAGAATTTTTAGCTTATGTTCCAATTACTAATGCGTTGAAATGCTTGTGTAGGATGGCAGATTCTTATATCTTCAGGTTCTCGTGCAGACCAACCTGGGAATTCAGCTGGTTTAGGTATTTCATCATTTCTTTCAAATTTTCTCTTTTGTAGACCTACACTTTCTTAAACTAGCGAGCTATATTTGATGAAATAAAACTATATAGAGGATACTCTCTAGATGTAAATTTGGACTCGTGTTTTCATCGAACTGTCAATATACTAACGTCACAATACTAACTTGGATTTTTAcatcattttttgcctttttactTGTCGGTAAAGTCAGAGGCGGATCCATGATTTAAACTTTATGGGTTCAGATTCGCAATTCTGCCACATCTCATCTAATTTAATGAGTTCAAAAGTTATTATTTGTACAAatttaatgatgttttgggcatAAATACAGGGTATGAGCGAAAactatgggttcaattgaacccatagcTTACTGCATACGCCTCTGGGTAAAGTCCTATTTATGTAGTCTCTATCAATGCGCTAACAGATCTTGAAGGTGTCCTATTTATCCTGAATATTAGTAGCCAGGCGGTTTCACTCTAGAAGAAGAGAAAACGCCTATTACGGGAATCAAACAGAATTAGAAAACATGTATTAGTATTGATACTGCTCTTGCACCGCTGAATGTTGCACTGTTAAATCTTTTAGATACAGTTTCAGGAGCTAAAAAATCTACTGAGTTGTTAACTGTTAAGTACATACTATAAGTTAGACCAgcaaaaaagatatgaaagtcATCTTACTTTTAGGAGACTATTTGGCGATTGCATCAAAGCATCTAAAATACACCAAAACATATTCAGGACATCTCTAGCAACTTTACAATGGAGAAGAATATGGTGGGCGTATTCAGGTTCTTGCTGACACATGAAACACGTGTTGCACAATGGAAAACCTCTTTTACAAAGGTTATCTTGTCTCAAGCAGGCCTCCAGTATAGCTGTCCAACTAAAGCATGCTATGGTCTTCCTGATTAGTTTCCATGTCCATTTCTATTCTGTCCCTAAAAAATGAGCAGTTATAGGCAGCTTTTAATACAGAGATTTGAACTTAGTGGAGTATATGTTGTTTAAGTAGAGTTGGTTTGCAGAAAGAATTGAAATTAGTCCTTGGCTAATTTTTGAGTAGTATCATTGGCCATGCATGCTTTAGTCCTTTAGCTGATaggattatgatattgaaatGCAAAATTGATAGACTATGGTAATCTTTCTATATATTTACTTGTCTAATTTTCTTATGATTCTTTTTATATTGTGGTGTGAAGCAGTGAGAACTTTAGCAGCAGTGACTGACTGCCACGTGGAGAAGATTGCTATCAGGTGCTGGTGATTCATGATCTTGTTTCATGAGCTTCTTGaggattgtgttttggaagtcAGTCACTGCTGCCTAAATTCTTTTAAGGTCACACAGGACCAATAGATAACTCGTATGATGATCCACTTCTGTTATATGCTTATTGCAATACTGGTGAGAGTTGCAATGACTAACGTGGTAAATTGTACGATGAGGTGAAAAGCATGACTAATTTATTGAAAGCCATTTTCATGGTTTCTTACTTTCTTTGCAGGAAGTTGCTTGATTTGCAGAGCTGAATGTAGAGGGAGAGTCACAAGATGCATGGAAAGAGGCACTTGAACTGAAGATTTTAATTTGGCATGCAACTGTAATTAAGTGGTTAACTTTGATCTAGCACTCTTGGATTGTAAATAGATTAGATGAATTAGCAAGTCTGTAATTCTGTTTATGTCTTATTTTGCACTGGGGTTGCAGAATCATTGTTACTCTCTATATTTCTCTTGTTTCACTTTCTAGTATTGCAAAAAGTTGTGTGAATTGCTGGTCTTGTTTCTATTGCTAGGATCTATGTTCTTGCAAAAAGTTGTGTGAGTATATTATGTTTTATGTCTTATTATAACTCTGGTTATACTATGTTTTAAGTCTTATTTTGAACTGGTTATAAGAAATGAGGACAGTGACAAAAAATAATGGGTGGTCAAACTCAAACTCAAAACCCTTATATTTCATCATCTTTATATTATTTTgtaatgatttcaaaataaattatcaatacgcGAATTAGATCACatataaatgcaaaaatattCTCTAATCAATCACTTGTTTAGTTGATCATATCTTATTTATTATCTCTCGTTTGTTTCCTGTTTCCATTTATGCATTCCGGAAATTATACCAAGGTGATGATCAGTAGCTGGTCCGAGAGGATGATCAGCCACACTGGGATTGAGACACGGCCTAGACTCCGCAATGGGCGAAAGCCTGACAGAGCAATGCCGCGTGGAGGTAGAAGGCCCACGGGTTGTGAACTTTTTTTCCCAGAGAAGAAGCAATGACGATATCTGGGGAATAAGCATCGACTAACTCTGTGCCAGCAGCCGCGGTAATACAGAGAATGCAAGCGTTATCCAGAATGATTGGGCGTAAAGCGTTTGTAGGTGGTTTCTTGATTTTTTGACCTTCGCTCGCCTCATGAACAAACCTTTAAGGTCAAAAATCGAAAATGTTACCCATGGGGCAAGCGAGGGGCAACACTTGTTAAACTTAAGATTCTACCCGTGTTTACTTCAAAATTATAAGGATTAGACGTGTTTAGAATAAGATTCTCATGTCTAAAAAGTAGTGCAAGATATTATCTATTTGTCTCGTATATTCTAACATACCTTAATTTTCTCTTAAAAAACTTCCATTATTTGCAAACATTGAAAAATGATAGTTATAGATGTTAGAAAAATAGATTGCGGAATCATTGTCCTTAAGGATTTAAGCCAATTTCAGCAATTAACTCGGATTTCCCACGACAATAAACTTTTGTGAATTGTAAAAAAAGTAGAAACAATTCTGCAATTGTTATATTCGTTTTGGAGCAGTACCAAGTATTTATAATATCTTTAGGAGTATGTTCAAAGATGTTTTTTACAACCTTTAGGAAGAGGCACTTTGCAGCAACCactttttttgaaaacaaaccgttacccttttaaatttaaaatctgtTATAATAATGTTTTGcatgaacaaaaaaaaaaacattttgattAAATAAATCAATCTGATAGGGGACTGAAAATAGTATTAATTTCAGGCTATTTGCATTTGACCCAATGCTCATGTAACCAAGTGCCTACTTTTGACAATTTAATAATACTAAAAGTTATGCTGAATAGACCTTTTTAAAAATCactatttatattttgactcTATTAGaattcttttttgaaaaatagcctcgtgttaaaattttaaaaaacgcTCCTAGAATTTTGAAGCATCCGTCCGAGTATTGAAACACAAAGAAATTCTAACAATCACCAGAATTCTCACTTCTTATCTTATTTGATTAAATACCACAACAATTACTATATCTCAAACAAGTCGAGGTCTTAGCTATATGAATCCGCAAAAACCACTTTATTCCATCTAAACTCAATCTCATGCTAATAGTTTGCAATATAAAGTGATCAAATATAGGTCAATATTGCTACGTGAAACTAAATTTTATCCAATTTAAATCAAGCACGtaacttggattatatatatcttaaaacATCCAATCAGATCACGATAATTGAGTAATTCTTATTCCTCTATGAATCTCCGCATTATAATCTGTGTAGGTAAACCTTAGATTTCCCGATATATCTGTGTGTAAAATGAGTAATAAGTGGttgtctaaaaaaataaatatccacAGTCGCTGGTTGTCTAGGCCATTGCAAAAccattcttttcttttaatttgttcaAAATTAATGGCAATAATTTATTTTTGCTCAACGACCAGTCTTTAAATGGATATTATAAACAACTACAAGAAATTAGAAGCTTATATTCCTTCCCCTCTACCTTCATTTCTGAATCTCTTCCTGTAAATATACGGTTACTTTTATTTCTTTGGAAATTAATTAATTAGCATAATTATTATGACTTTCatgatcttttctttgtaattatGTTTGCCTTTTGTTTTTGTCTTCAAAAGTAAATAGCTCAATGGTTATATATATGGTTTCATTTTTTCTGTAATtctgtattatatatatatatatatatgctccctccgttccaatttatgtgaatttgTTTGACTgcgcacaaagtttaagaaaaatgaagacttttggaatttgtggtcctaaacaagtcaaaaaggcccccagtatttgagtggttataaaaacttctcattaagggtagaattgtaagtttaagctaaattattaccaaatttagaaagggatcattctttttggaacggaccaaacaggaaataggttcacataaactggaacagatgggttatttttctttttttctttctttctgtaaTATTGGAGTTAGAGGCGGATGAGGATTTAAATTTGATAAATTCAATATTTGTGTTCTCATTATTGAACGCAACACAATCTTTTGTAATTATAGGTTCGTATTAATATTTTAgtgatttttttaataatatatatctATGCTTCgtgtaaaaattattgattttaagCGAACCCGTTGATTATATGTAGCGTCCGTCTCTTAATGATCTGAGATGAGCTTAAATGGATGGATAGTGTGACAATTCATATAGCCAACCCCAAATTGCTTGGGATCGAGGCGTAGTTATTATTGATGGCGGGTGCAGTGTAGTCCCAACAAGTTTAATTAAACTCAGTATTTTTTACTCGGACCATAAATGCATATATGAAAAGGcactaaaattttaataaatgcTAGTTATGAACCCATAATTGCAAAAGTGCAATAGATTAAGTGCTGAGAATATAAATATTGAACCCATCGAATTTAAATCTTGATCGTCTCTGGTTATTGTAGTTGTAGTCGAGAGTTTTAATGTTAGTCTTGTATTCTATTATTGTTAGATCTTTTTAGTATTACTTGTTTCCTTTCGTATCGTTttcttactatcttgttgttgttactgcttggTGCTACTGCTTTTCTTTTCGTCTTTCGTGAGCatagggtctatcggaaacaacctctctacctttaaggtggggtaaggtctgcgtacacactaccctcctcagaccccactattAGAATTACACTgagtttattgttgttgtaattcgCTCTACTTTTGTTTTTAATGCAGATTTATAAAGGTTGGAATATCTGTACCCTAAAAGGAATCCATTTACATCTTTCTTTTGTAGTTCAAGCAACAAGGAATTCActtttccacaataaaaactactaTAGTGAGGAGATTGTTGAATGcaaataagtaaataaaatgGTAGAGGGAGGAATAAACAAAGCAGATAAAACAGAATTCACAGAATGTTGGAGTGCAGTATGGAAAACTCCTTATATAATGAAGCTGGCTTTATCAGCTGGCATTGGTGGATTTCTTTTTGGTTATGACACTGGTGTTATTTCTGGTGCACTTCTTTACATAAGGGAAGATTTTAATGATGTCGACGAGAAAACATGGTTGCAAGAAACTATTGTTAGTATGGCTGTTGCTGGTGCAATCTTTGGTGCAGCCACTGGTGGTTGGCTTAACGATAAGTTTGGACGAAAACTCTCAATTCTCATTGCTGATGTTCTCTTCTTTGCTGGTGCAATAATTATGGCTGTTGCCCCGGCGCCTTGGGTGATAATTCTTGGAAGGATATTCGTCGGTTTGGGAGTTGGAATGGCTTCAATGACTGCTCCTCTTTATATATCAGAAGCTTCTCCTCATAAGATCAGAGGTGCACTTGTTAGCACAAATGGTTTCCTCATTACAGGAGGACAATTCATTTCATATCTAATCAATCTTGCCTTCACTCATGTAATTACTATAACTTTTTATTTCACTATCTTTTCCTTTTGATATGTACTAAATGCATTAGATGCCTGGGCAACTGCATCGATCTCGTTCCAACTTCTCTTGTGTTTTTGAGAACCATTGTAAATAATGTCTAACTTGTTTCAGGTGAAAGGAACGTGGCGTTGGATGCTTGGCATTGCTGGACTTCCGGCAGTTATTCAGTTTTTGCTCATGATCACCCTTCCTGAGTCTCCAAGATGGCTTTACAGAAAGGTACTTGATCGATTGACCAATTGTATAAACTCTACTGCAATGAAATTGATGTAGTAACAATGCTTGATTGATACATAGAATCTAAAGTTACGTACACTAATAAATGAAATGATTGTGTAATTATACAGTATGTGAATAGAACTTAAGCTCTTGCTAAACATTAAAGAAAAATGGATGAGGCCAAGGAAATGTTGGCGAAAATTTATGTACTAGTGATGTTTGATTAGTATATATTCGGGAAAAGTGGACGAGGCCAAGAAATCTTAGCGAAAATTTATGTACTAATGACGTTTGATTGGTATATATTAGGGAAAAGTGGAAGTACACCAAGGAAATATTGGTGAAATTTATGTACTAATGATGTTTGATTGGTATATATATCAGGGGAAAGTGGACGAGGCGAAGGAAATCTTGGCGAAAATTTACTCAGCAGAGGAAGTAGAAGAGGAAATGCAGGCAATGAAGaaatcaattgaagaagaaaaggcGATTGAAGGTTCCATCGGAAGTAGCACGTTTACTCAAATTAAGAAAGCATTTGGAAATACAGCATGTAGAAGAGCACTCTATGCAGGAATCTGTGTTCAAGTGGCTCAACAATTTGTCGGTATCAACACTGTCATGTATTACAGTCCAACTATCATCCAATTTGCTGGATTTGCATCCAATAGAACTGCTGTCGCACTATCACTTATCACTTCTGGTCTCAATGCTGTTGGCTCCATAGTTAGTGTGGCGTTTGTCGACAAATATGGTAGGAGGAGACTCATGATTATCTCTATGTTGGGTATTATTTCTTGTCTCGTTGTGTTGTCCGTTGTCTTCTTCCAAGCGTCCGCTCATGCACCAGCAATCAGCAGCAATGAATCTGCCCATTTTGGCAATGCTACTTGTAAGGCCTATGCCAATTCCCCTAATCCATCCTCCTGGAATTGCATGAAATGCTTGGCTAAGGAAGCTGATTGTGGATTTTGTTCAAATACCAATGACCTGGTAAGTCAGCAATAAAATCTATCTTGGAATCTATAACTTATTCAACTAGTAGTTTTGAGTATCTTAGAATTGAGTCCTAGATGCATGTGACTTGTAGGATATTATGTGGCTAGATTCATGATTTGTGCAAGTATCCAGGTGGCTAAATTATAGGCAAACTTAAACATTAGGGGTAATTTCAGAGACATGTTTAGGTCATATGCTAAGATTCATGTAACTAGAGGCCGATCCAGGATTTAAACTATATGAgttcaacttttaagattttttGCACTGAACCcattatttttaaagttatttacTATTTGTTGCAATGTTtgtgaatttttacacataaatttatgttcCGCGTCGAAAATACTGGGTTCAGATGAATCCGGTACCTTAATGGTG
This DNA window, taken from Nicotiana tabacum cultivar K326 chromosome 15, ASM71507v2, whole genome shotgun sequence, encodes the following:
- the LOC107770728 gene encoding inositol transporter 4-like, whose protein sequence is MVEGGINKADKTEFTECWSAVWKTPYIMKLALSAGIGGFLFGYDTGVISGALLYIREDFNDVDEKTWLQETIVSMAVAGAIFGAATGGWLNDKFGRKLSILIADVLFFAGAIIMAVAPAPWVIILGRIFVGLGVGMASMTAPLYISEASPHKIRGALVSTNGFLITGGQFISYLINLAFTHVKGTWRWMLGIAGLPAVIQFLLMITLPESPRWLYRKGKVDEAKEILAKIYSAEEVEEEMQAMKKSIEEEKAIEGSIGSSTFTQIKKAFGNTACRRALYAGICVQVAQQFVGINTVMYYSPTIIQFAGFASNRTAVALSLITSGLNAVGSIVSVAFVDKYGRRRLMIISMLGIISCLVVLSVVFFQASAHAPAISSNESAHFGNATCKAYANSPNPSSWNCMKCLAKEADCGFCSNTNDLYAPGACIAKTDALEGACKAEKRVWYTKGCPSKFGFLAVIFLGLYIIVYSPGMGTIPWVINSEIYPLRFRGIGGGIAAVSNWTSNLIVSLTFLTLTEHLGSSGTFLLFAGFSLLGLVAIFFLVPETKGLQFEEVEKVLQKGYSPFRKNTTTKDTSDHKN